AGAGGGCGATGAAAGGATGCCACCGGCTACCCATTCAACTGATAGGTTGGATGCGGTGCAGTCTATAAGTCTGCCGTCATCAACCTCTGGCAAGGCAGGATTCATGGCTGCCGTTTTGCGATACGATTCCGTAGCAAAGTGGTATCTTCGTGGTATGTCGCCCTTGCTCTTGGATTCGAATACCTCCAGGAAAGTGTGCTCCATGGCAAGCGGCTCTATAATTCTTCGACGGATTTCTACCTCTGCGGTGTTTTGAGTGATACTCTCAATTATGAAGCCCAGAAGCTCGTAGTTGGCATTGGAATAGTAGTAGTTACCACGTTCTGGAGCCGTCAGCCTGGGACGCCGGAGATAATCTAGAGGCTCGCTTTTGCTCCATTTGTGAGCTGGATCTAGTTCGCTGCCACGACTAGCCCTGATGCATTCAGGGTCATCTTCCCAATTATCAATACCGGTATGGTGGGTTAGAAGGAGTGTGATGGTTGCTTCCGCGGCGTTGTCGATATTCTTGTATATTTCTGGATCTAATAGCTGGCCGACTGTATCTGATAATCGCAGTTTACCTTCTTCAATAAGCTGGAAAATAACGACAGCAGTGAATAATTTGGTAATACTGCCAATCCCAAAGATATGGGACAGCTCGATTGGTTGTTGGCTGTGCAAATCCGCCATACCGGCTGTGAAAGTCCACAGCCCGCGTGTTGAGCCTATTGCTGCGGAGATACCAGTGACACCGGCACCTATTGCTTGATCAAATATTGCAGTGATCTTGGCAATGCAATCTGCTTCAGCTATTCTGTCGGAAGCCATTGATATCGTGTTACTTGACTTTGGTAGCCGTGTCGTATTGCTTGAGCGGGTTGAGAGATGGGCTTGACCAGCTAATGAAAGGAATACTATGCACCCGGTGAAGAATGTCCCGCGACAGTAACAGCAGTGAAATGTTATCCTTATTATGACTGTCTGTTATTTGATGTATGGGTAACCCAAGATGAACGAGTGACGTGAAGGAGGGGTAGAGAGGAATATTTCTGTATTTAAGGCCTGTTCTAATAGCTGTTCACCTAATGCAGCCTCGCCGGGGACAAGTATCCACTTCGCCCCTCTGTGCCGCTCGAGATATTGGCTAGACGTGTTAATTACGAACACAAATGCAACGTATATGTGGTTGAATGCTGGGAAGGAATAACTCATTTAGCGATGAATAGAAGAAATGTCCTAAGGAGCTAGGTAAAATGAAGCATTTGGATTAGAAAACCTGTAGTTTATATTTGATTCCTCAGAAGGCGCCCGTAGCGAGAGGGCGCCTGTACCAGGAGGGCGTCGTCAGCAAAAGATATTGATTAGTATTTTTGAAATATAATGTTAAGAACATAATGCCTTGGtgattcttttcttttgcgaaATTGTGATATAGATTACTCAAGCTCTCCTATATTGCTCAGAATGGCTAGGGTTATGAGTGACTGCTCTCAAACGGTCCACTTGCAGCTCAATCTGTAGCGCTGCATGTGACCCTTCTCGATAGTTTTAGACAATGACAAGATGcaaagtaattatttattttgaCTTTGGAAGCCATTAATTCTGACTTTCATTGCTAGAACCGTACATAATCCCATATACGACGTTACAATTAATCAGCAGTAGTAGTGAGTTTTTATTCGGATTATTCTTTCCAGTGAATACTATCCGTATTACATGTATCTAGTAAAACCCTTGCGAGATTCAAACTTACTAATCCATGGCATAACTCGAACCACCTTCAACAACTCGGACCAAGAATTCAACTTCAGCTCCTTTATGAGATCTATTGTCATTAAGCGGATCTCATGCAAGAGACTTGTATCAGGATATGCAACTGTACAAAGCGACAGGAGCCACAGTTGCAATACATGAAGACTCGACGATGTATGTGAAGAGACTGTGATACCCTGGCGTAACAAATCGACAACCTTCGAAACATATGGTGTAGACGGTGCGGGACATCCCTGGGATTGTTGCTTGAGGATAATTATGAAAAGAGTAATACCGAGTCGACAAGCCGTGGAGATTCGTAAGTTTTGTTTTCCAAGGTCTCTTTCAGGCGTTGAAAGCAGACGATGTGCTGCTGGGTTAATCAGATAGCCTAAGAAGACGGCATCATCCCACGCAGCATCGCCTCTTGTAAATAATTCGGATTCTATACTTTTTGCAATCCAAGTGGCTTCTGTCAATGCATCGAAGAGTGCTCTATGTGCAGCATATGACTCAAGCTCCCTGACCAGGTTCAATAGATCCCAAATTGTTTCAGACATTTCAGAGTGACGGTGGACAGAGACAAAATCGGTTGGTAGAGTAAATCGTGGATCTTGCTCAAATATCAGAGCCGCTGTTACATCAATCCTGTTTATCATCAGCTTTGTTATTCTTTGAAGGGGGATGTTAGGACGCACCAAATAATCATTAGTTGAATATCTGGCTGTTTCGAGAAACTGGATAATCCACCTCTACATTTCACCATGACGTGCAAGCCATCAAAGTGGCATGTCACTTGACTCAAATCTTCCCATGCAAACTGATTAAAGATTTAGCCCACAGCTCTACCTATTGTGAAGATTTCAGACTTACATTGTAACAGATAGAGTCAATAACAGACAAGACAGTGTCATCGGATAAGGCTACCTTTAGATTGGAGCCGGCTAATCTGTTTCTAATACGGCTCAACACATCAGTGAACCCTTTGAGTGCCACTGTGATACTTTGCTCTGGACTCAAGCGGACTATCTCTCGCATACGTCGACCGGTGAGGACCTTTTCAGAGAAAGGCGCGTCTCCGAAGGCGAACGGAAACAGGAAGCTTCTACCAGGTGCATCTGGTGACTTCTCAGCCACATAGCATTAGGAGGCAGTGCGGGAGAGGAATCATCTACTTACGATCAGGTTTGACATTCCGCATTACAGCATATGCCAAACTGTAAGCCGGGAGTTTACTCGTGCCCACCAATCCTCGATACAACGCAGAGAGGGGATGCTGTTCAACAGCAAGACTTTGAAGAGCCGTGTGCTTCTGGCACTCTGACAAATGCTCATTGGAGATATTTAAAGCGGTCTCGTTATTCTCAGTAGCAGGAATTATTACCGCAGGGGCTTTTCCTAGAGAAATATTGCGCGATCCAGTGGTGCCAGCCGccttctcatcatcttttcttttctcagGGTGACCTTTGTGCGAACTAGCGCTAAATATGACTGCATTGTTTGTCTTATCCCTCGAATCGCCCTTACTCAGGAGGTCGGCGGTATCCAACCTGGAGCGGCGCTTTCGAGGTAGCTTGCGGTGCACTTTAGTAACATCGCGCATGACATGTTGTCGGATCTTCGTTTGAACAGAAGCCTCTCTATGGCGACCGTCGGTTGGTCCCGTAATGTTGACGAACAACAACGTGCCATTTGCTGGGACAGGATCTTCTGTGTTGCCTGTAGCGACACCGGCCATTTAATCCGCGGAGATTATTATTCCCAGTTGCAAAGCGGCTACTAGCAAGGATCTTGGCTGTTCAATTGGCCAATTCAGGGGCCGTTTGTCGGCAAATACTTGTTGAGAGAAGTGATTAGATGTGAGCAAATATAGTGAAGCTTTGGGCTCGATAGCATTGTACAGGAGAGATGGTGAGCAAAGGCACCCAATGCCCTCATTCGAAATTGAGACCGCTTCGTGTAGCATTATTCAGCTACCTTGGTCGGAAACCGGGCTTGGTAAAGCTAGCCGGCTTCACTTTAAGCTTGAATTACGCGCTTTACCAAAAGTGGCAAATGGATTCTCCCGTCTTCAatcagcagccttggaaaACGGCGTTGTGGGAGCGGGATATGAGTTGGGGTTCTTGTCGTATAGTAAGTCATGGGATAATAATGGTGCAATTAATTGGGCAAGTGGATGCCGCATTTAATGAATTCCATGGTATCTCAGTTGACATGCCCATATCCCAAAACGCCGAGATCAAAAAATACCCGTACCCATAATTTGGAGATATGATTTGGCTTTGCCTCTGTTAAGTAACCATTGAGACTTTAGAACAAGTAATCGACGACTTTGTTACCAAATAAGACCATTTTTTCCATTCTCTGATGGGTATTTCTTTTACGATTTGTCATATCGACCTTCATTTCTCGATTTGGTGGTTTGAAGTGTTCTCAGCTCCCGTATAAAAGCCGTGGCTGCTTCTGCCCTTGCATTcctatcatcatcatcgtccacA
This portion of the Trichoderma atroviride chromosome 6, complete sequence genome encodes:
- a CDS encoding uncharacterized protein (EggNog:ENOG41~MEROPS:MER0002489), producing MASDRIAEADCIAKITAIFDQAIGAGVTGISAAIGSTRGLWTFTAGMADLHSQQPIELSHIFGIGSITKLFTAVVIFQLIEEGKLRLSDTVGQLLDPEIYKNIDNAAEATITLLLTHHTGIDNWEDDPECIRASRGSELDPAHKWSKSEPLDYLRRPRLTAPERGNYYYSNANYELLGFIIESITQNTAEVEIRRRIIEPLAMEHTFLEVFESKSKGDIPRRYHFATESYRKTAAMNPALPEVDDGRLIDCTASNLSVEWVAGGILSSPSDLVKLATALRDGRLLSRESLATMKMWRPTTNAASEIGHCLFKMKDSEENTWLGHFGGVLGFTGALWWKDDGDCVLSVLSNVGTMHAGKVPTSGAHVLLETKLREIAIQLASVGKTSSL
- a CDS encoding uncharacterized protein (EggNog:ENOG41), with protein sequence MAGVATGNTEDPVPANGTLLFVNITGPTDGRHREASVQTKIRQHVMRDVTKVHRKLPRKRRSRLDTADLLSKGDSRDKTNNAVIFSASSHKGHPEKRKDDEKAAGTTGSRNISLGKAPAVIIPATENNETALNISNEHLSECQKHTALQSLAVEQHPLSALYRGLVGTSKLPAYSLAYAVMRNVKPDHAPGRSFLFPFAFGDAPFSEKVLTGRRMREIVRLSPEQSITVALKGFTDVLSRIRNRLAGSNLKVALSDDTVLSVIDSICYNFAWEDLSQVTCHFDGLHVMVKCRGGLSSFSKQPDIQLMIIWIDAI